The DNA segment accactacatgggatcgcaaagagttggacacgacttagagactaaacaagtACAACATAGAAATACTGGATATAGAGTATCTGTAATAGAAAATCaagctgttaaaaataatatgaaagtattcagttcagttcagttcagttgcttggtcgagtccgactatttgcgaccccatgaatcgcagcactccaggcttccctgtccatcaccaactcccggagttcactcaaactcacgtccatagagtcggtgatgccatccagccatctcatcctctgtcgtccccttttcctccttcccccaatccgtcccagcatcagagtcttttcctgtgagtcaactcttcgcatgaggtggccagagtactggagtttctgctttagcatcattccttccaaagaacaccgagggctgatctcctgtagaatggactggaaAGTATTATGTCTAGTAAAATTGATAACTCAACAGTTTTCAACCATTTTAACTTCCAGGATTTCTCAGTTAAAACatttgagaaatgtctgtgtGAATAAATCTAACCAGTTTATAAGTGGCAAAATACTCAAGTGTACAAAAACAGTAGAACTAAAGAGTTAAAGGAAATTTAGATATTtccaaaaataatacaataaggGCCATAAGAAGTTATAGAAGACTGCTGCCTCTTGGGGAAATGACCAACATATTAATGACAAAAAATACCTAACTCAGGTTTCGAAAATCACTTGGATATACAAGCCTACTTCCTATGGTTTGTACAACAATAAATGAGTTGAAGGAATTACAAATTATAAATAGTACACATATTTTCCCATGTATCATAAGGAAGATGATAAAGGAAAGcatttttgatttctgtttcactcagctttcttaaagtTCTGTCCTTTTATATGATACAGATTTTGAAAGCATAAACTCATTACTTGGACTAAAGATAaaacaatataataaatatatctgCAGGTTAATACATTTAGCAAAAAATAAgatacttattaaaaataataaatgagattttctgtgttaaataaatgaacactGTTTGGCGGTTATAAGTGCTGTAAGTTAAATTCAGAtactgatggaaaaataaaatgtgaaaagtatgaagtgaagtgaaattcgcttagtcgtttccgactctttgtgaccccatggactatgcagtccatggaattctccaggccagaatactggagtgagtagcccttcccttctccaggggatcttcccaacccagggatcgaacccaggtttcccgcattgcaggcaaattctttaccaactaagccaccagggaagcccatgaaaaatataaataactttgtGTAGAAATATGTGTAGAAATCACATTATTCCATGTGTAGAAATAACATGGACTTAAAAGTCTATTATTGAGAGGAGCTCTTTGGACCATAGATTATATTTGACTTTACTATTTCAAATGTGCTTCTGTAATTTTTTCTTAGATATCACTATAAGTGACTAACATGTTCTTTAAAATAactctttaaaatattcatagagTAAGGAATCAAATTGTAAACAATAAGGTAATTTATGTATTGGCAACTAGAGCTATACAAGTTCTTAAAGAGCGGAATATCTGTTAGAATATAGCGATCTCTAGGTCTGTCTGTTATATGACTTCAGCTCTTATGTGACATTTTATGCAGGGAAAAATACTTCCTCATAGCTAAGATTCTGCAAATATGCCTTTCTTTGGTTgtcaacctgaaaaaaaaaaaaaaaaaaaaaacacttctattgccattttaattatctttattGTGTAGTTTTGTTAAGATTCACAAAAGGGAAATAAGAATCCATCATGGAAATAGAGTTCATTTGACTTGGACTGATAGCTTAAACTTTACTGAAAATtgttattttcctgtttctgtttcacaaataGGTGATTGAGAATAATTCTTGAGATAAATCAAGAATTTATCCTTTTTACAATGTTGAATCCCTacctaaaattttaatgtaatttttcatccaaaatttctctttttgaaatatatattcctaaagttttttagtatttatttattttttccttttattattattattatttttttactttacgatacagtattggttttgccatacaattTGGAAGATCCCCAAAAGTGGGAAAAATTAATTAGCTAAACTCTAGGAAATTGTTTAGTCTTTCAACACAGTTAACTACTACTACAGTTAACTACTGTGATGAAAGACTAAAcaatttcctcagttcagttcagttgctcagtcatgtccgactctttgtaaccccatgaatcgcagcacgccaggcctccctgtccatcacccactcccacagttcactcagactcaggtccatcgagtcagtgatgccatccagccatctcatcctaagtcatccccttctcctcctgcccccaatccctcccagcatcagagtcttttccaatgagtcaactcttcgcatgaggtggacaaagtactggagcttcagctttagcatcatttcttccaaagaacacccagggctgatctccttcagaatggactggttggatctccttgcagtccaagggactctcaagagtcttctctaacaccacagttcaaaagcgtcgattcttcagtgctcagccttcttcacagtccaactctcacatccatacatgaccacagaaagaaccatagccttgactagatggacctttgttggaaaagtaatgcctctgtttttgaatatgctatctaggttggtcataactttcctttcaaagagtaagcatcttttaatttcatggctgcagtcaccatctgcagtgattttggagccccccaaaataaaaagtctgatgaacaaagctagtggaggtgatggaattccagtggagctatttcaaatcctgaaagatgatgctgtgaaagtgctgcactcaatatgccagcaaatttggaaaactcagcagtggccacaggactggaaaagggcagttttcattccaatcgcaaagaaaggcaatgccaaagaatgctcaaactaccgcacaattgcactcatttcacatgctagtaaagtaatgctcaaaattctccaagccaggcttcagcaatatgtgaaccatgaacttcctatgtacaagctggttttcgaaaaggcagaggaaccagagatgaaattggcaacatctgctggatcatggaaaaagcaagagagttccagaaaaacatctatttctgctttattgactatgccaaagcctttgactgtgtggatcacaataaactatgggaaattcttcaagagatgggaataccagacgacctgacctgcctcttgagaaatctgtatgcaggtcaggaagcaacagttagaactggacatggaacaacagactggttccaaataggaaaaggagtacgtcaaggctgtatattgtcaccctgcttatttaacttatgtgcagattacatcatgagaaaatctgaactggaagaaacacaagctggaatcaagactgctgggagaaatatcaataacctcagatatgtagatgacaccacccttatggcagaaagtgtagaggaactaaaagcctgttgatgaaagtgaaagtgcggagtgaaaaagctggcttaaagttcaacattcagaaaacgaagatcatggcatccgctcccatcacttcatgggaaatagatagggaaacagtggaaacagagtgtAGCTAATTAATTTCCCCACTTTTGGGGATCTTCCACATTTTATATTCCTATGTTCTATGACTACTTTGTTGTGATTCAGGCTCTTTCCTTGCCTGATCAATATGTACAGCAAAATGTGCTATCAGCTTGTACTTGGCTCCTGGGAACTGGATTACTAAATTAATCTTTTGATAATTTGAGCACAGATCATAATTATTTTGATGGTATTTGGGTATCCAGTTTTTCCTgtagtactgggttggccaaacatttcattcagatttttctacTGGATGTAACATCACAGAAATACAGACATATCGAGCCAAAATTTCAGAATCAATTATTCTGGAACTTTGGACACAAGCAAATGTTTCCAACAACCAAGCGAGTgttgaataaagaaaaatcaactgAAAACCATAGGAGAGGTTTgcagcatttttattttcccttgttcAGCCCCGTCTCTGGGTTTGCATTGGTCCTGATGGTGGCAACCCCATGTTCACTGTGTGGGACCTTGTTTACTAAGTTCAAGTAAAGTAGAACAGACCTTATTCTCACTTCtgcattttatgattttaatagcTTAATTAATGTGTGGCTTGCTGTGATTTTCCTTATTCTAAATAACATCCATATATGTTTCTACTTCCATATTTATGAATTTTGCTCTCAGAATTTTGTTATTGCTGCCTTAAAGAATGGCACTCTAATATTAGGAAGTTCAAATATCCCCCAAACATGTAACTACActtggaaggaggagaaaggtaaAAGTACTCTTCATGTATATGGGGAACAGGCATTTCTATACAAGAGTTGTACATCGAACCTAGAAACAATCCATGCTGACATGGCTGGGAGCAAAAAGTGTCCCAGAACAGATGATGCTgaggaaagggaaaatgaagatggaagattgcctaatgtatttattatttttgaggaTATAGTCGCACTTCTGGATTCTAGACTGAGTTGGGAATACGGAAAAATATGTGAATACTTATGCaattattttaatggaaattgATCCCTGTGGATACAAAATATTGTTAAATAGAGAAAAGGCATGTAGACAAAGATGTTGCTCagcttgaaaaataatttcattgtcAAAATAGTGTAAATTAAGATAAAACTGATGATCATTATAAAAGTATgaacaatataataaaaatgagaaatattaatagaaattatttttgtggtggtgatttagtctctACATTgtctcagactctttgcaaccccatgggctgtagcctgccaggctcctctgtctatgggattacccaggcaagaatactgggaagtctcctctgtctcctgcattgcaagtacaTTATTTTAcacactgagccattggggaagccaagaatactggagtgagtttccatttccttctccagggcatgttcCCAACCTAGGGGAGGAGTAaggatataagaaaataaataactaatttttCATACTAGAAATCCAATAGCCTAAACTGAAAATGTCATTTAAGAAATAGTAATAAATATCAAGGGGAACAAAAGCTAATACTGGAAGTCTCCAGAGAATAAGAGTTAATGACAGGTGAGGGATGAAGCAGGAGGCTACTAATTTTCATTGGCAGAGTTCCagaatttttcactttttgaactttgcatatatatatctttaatttttttaaaaaagcaattttattaCAGTGgtatttcaggtttaaaaaataacacaataatTAAACcactttttacatatttttattttttttaattttattttatgtttaaattttacataattgtattggttttgccaaatatcaaaatgaatccgccagaggtatacatgtgttccccatcctgaaccaagTCTTAGtgatggcacgtgggatctttgatttttgttgcagcatgcaaacacTTGGTTGTACCAtgtgaacttaatttttttttttttttgaagcataggtcattacagagtattgagtagaattccctgtgccatCTCCTCTAAATTCTCTCCATTCTTACTGCCCAGACTTCCTGTTGCTATGCTTGGTCATATGTAGTGAATTTGCCTTATTTTTTGTTCTGTTCTATCTTCATCAACATTTTTGAATAAACTTCATCAACTCTCCTATCAagataattccatttttaattcatcatatatatttattcagttaCTACTTAGTACCAAGGTTATTCCAGATCCTAAAATTATATGGATGAAAAATGTGATAGACAAGATTCTACTATAATGCAACTGGAATTTTGTAGGAGAACCagatttaaaaagtgaagaaatgacatgtagaaataaatattgatagaatTATAAGCAATAAAAGTCTATACATAAAATCCATGAGAAGAGAAATGTCTCCTCACAAATGGTCACTTCACAAATTCACTTTTTTATGGAGATATATTGGGTTGCCCAAAAAGTTAATTCAGGCTTTTCTATGAAAATGTtaaggaaaaatctgaatgaactttttggccaacctaagaTAATCTGAGTTCTCGAGTTTGGTGATGGAGTGAGAGCAGAGGTGGGCAGAGAGGTGAAAAAGAGCTCgagaatgaaatataaaaagaaaagagaggaagaacgTGAAGATAGGACAGGAAGGAAGTGAGGAGTTATACCAAGGATTCTTTGCTGGTACCTGGTACCTTGCCATTCAATTATGTTTCAGGACATAATTTTAGCAATAATGTGGGAtaatatgaattaaattttagagaacatatttttatcttctctgtAGAAAATGGATTGGATGAGGGAAGGAAGCAAGATTATTTAGACATCTCCTATAGGCTATTAAGACTAGGTGGAAAGTAATGGTTTATTGGATTAGAATGGTGGCAGTTGTAGCAGACACCGTCTTCTAATTACAAAATGTTTCCTGCTGGACTGAAAAATAGATAGGtgcatttcacttttcttttcttcttcttttttttaatgtatatttgtcATGGACATGTAGGGtaacttagtatttttttttttaattcctatggTTTGCAACTTatgaaaatgagaagtgaaagtgtagtccctcagttgtgtccaacattttgtgaccccatgggctgtagcccacagggctcctctgtccatgggtttctccaggcaagaatactggagtgggttgctattcctttctccaggagatcttcccaacccagggactgaacccttgtcttctgcattgcaagtagattctttaccatctgagccaccagggaagctctcataCAACTTAgagctgccttaaaaaaaaaaaaaaaaaaaaaagtgtttttgtcTTGTTCTATAAGGAGCTTATAGATTATAATTTCTCCATTCAGTCATTTTTCATATAGACTTAACATCTTGTGCAATGTTCTCAGggaaaacttttctttaaaaaaatattttattttattttattttatttttttgattttaacattttattttatttttttttaattttattttatttttaaactttacataattgtattagttaaaaaaatattttaaatcagttaATCCTCTTGAGACACATGACATACTGCTTAAAAATGGATGATACCTATAATCTTAAAGCTACAAAATAAACAGCTGAGCTTTCCATGTAAGACAAaaccatttcaaaataaaaggagcctgaaatattcttttattcatttttttcttaacttcttaaaaaaagaaaaaaaactatttgTTTTGCTCTAATCTTGACAAATATGCTCcaagttaaataaaacataaattggAGAATATTTCCtatcttaaaaaaatgagaagaaatgaaactGAATTTCTTACTGTGACAGAATCCTTGAATTTACACATTTGAGTGTGTATTACTGAAGCTGATGTTGTTTGAATAAGAATGCAAAATAAAAGTAGGGgttaaagcaaaatataaaaacatggtGTATAGGCAACATTAGAAATTGCCTCTATCCTGGAACTCGTGTCAAAAGAAGCAAGTTAAGAATGAATTGCTACTAAAGACATTAAGGTTTGGGGGAAAAGTccgtttttattttaattagaataaCTTTACTGCATGAAACTGGAAGAAATATTCAACCCCTGCTTATCAGTTGAAATAGGATGGCATgcaattagaaatatttttctttcacaaataAACATTCAATTGACTTTTAAAACTTACACTGAAGACATCAATTGTTCTATTGTAATAAGAAATCTGTACCTTTCATTTCCTAGAATCTGGCTTTCAATAGACATTCTTCTCAGCATTAAACAGAATCTCAGAAATGCTCTTTATTAAATGAATGCTGTTTACCTCAGATAATTATAAATGCGTGTTCCTTTAGTGCACAGAGTCAGTGTAAGTAATGTGGATTATGACACTGGACTGAACTTGggaaattatttttgtatttatcaaGCAGTTGTATTGAATTTAATAGAATTTAAGCCTTTCAAGAGCTGTCTAATTTTAATATGATAAGAGAATCTCTTATCTTGTACCTGTAAATTGTCTAAGCAGTTAAGGAAGCCCTTGGGActgtgtgcttgtgcttagtccctcagtagCGTCCGTCTCTCTGCAACCCCTTGgtcggtagcccaccaggcttctctgtctgtggggattctccaggcaagaatactggagtgggttgccatgccctcctccagggcatcttcccaacccagggactgaacccaggtctcctgcattgcagaccgattctttaccagctgagctaccagggatgtcTCCCTGTAACTGTAATAGTAGTTAAACAATCACTATTTTACTTTTACCCAGCAAGAATTTATTTGAGGAATTAGGAAGAAAATAATGTTGTCAAGGAGTTTAGAATACTTGTTTAGAATGTTGTAATTTAAGGTTAGGCTAGTGTGTGTGCCTAGTCGCTTAGctgtgtcgactctttgtgactccatggactgcagcctgccaggctcctctgtacatgggattccccaggaaggatactggagtgggtagccatttccttctccagaagatcttcctgacccagacatggaagctgggtctcctgcattgcaggaagattctataccatttgagccaccagggaagcccctataaaatAGAGTAACCATTTATGAATCTACCTCTGACAAAATACTCTGGCAGTTTATATAGCTCATCACAGTTTATTGATATTTGCCTATACATTTCACCTTTAAAATAGACTaactttatatttctaaaatctCACTGAGTATAAATTTTACTTAGAATGTAAACACATTTAGAAAAAAGGATCCATTGAAGAGGATAGAAAACAAAGGAGGTAAAAGAAGGAAGACAAAAATTTTAGTTGCATTGTATTCATTTATAATCATTTGAGATATTTGCATATTAAGTCCACAATTGGAATACAGAAATATAATGTGGATAAAATCGTTTCAGATATGACATCATATTATtcttaaggaaaatattttcattctctaGAAAGAATTGATGATACACTTTTGTGGTAATGAATGTAAGATGTAAGGGTTttgaagaagataaaaaaataagaaagaagatgGAGAATAGAATTTCAAATTGTCATGtattgaaccagaaagaaatgagGTTAGAGGTGAATAAAAAAGAAGTGGCTCACATGGCAAGAGGGGGAGACACATGGAGCAGTGATGCACCAGGCATGTCTAGATaatcttttattgttttaaataccTTATTCTAGAACCTTGCTCATTACTGCAGATATTTAGTAAAGTGTGCTATATAACACACTCCATGCAGGATGATATGCTTTGTATCTGCTTGAGTGAATATCAGAAAAAAGAGCACAGCCAGAGTGAGTAAGATGAAAGTAAATTCTAATCTTCAGGTAGAGTGGAAAAAGCAGAATTAAAAGTGGTCATGAGGATTTAAATACTGAAGTGTATAGAAGTTTGGTAAAAGTAATTCCCACTTTATATAGGCTGGGGATACTTAGGTCAagttatgttaatttttaaaggtgaaaatttCACTTCAGGTGAAATCTGACTTCCAGAATTATAAAGTTTACCTTAAACTGTAATAAACACAAAAAGAGATGTTTGGCAGAGTAGAATTAATCATCTTCCTGTAAATTGAAGATAATGACATTTAACCTTTCTTAAGTAAATGGCTTTCTGAAGATCTTTGGAGGCTCTGTGTAGCTTTAGAATCTGTGACCCAAGAAGATAGTTCCATCACTTTGTATTTTCATCCATATAAACATAAATGATTCTTTTAATaatgaaagaagaagaaagttaTGTAAATAATTTAATGTATACTAAATAGATTGGAAactttgaaaatacagaaaatacaagttaagatactatttttttctctttgtttctatttttatgagattatctttttttttattaagaatgGCCCCCAAATTTATTATGATTAAACATAAACCATATtcagctttttttaaaagataaaatataaaaccaatTAGAATTACATTGACTTGTTTGGTTTTagaaaacttgaagaaaaatGACCCATTTATCACCTGCAGATAGGAGATtgggctatttatttatttaaaatttgtaacAAAATTACCTTATATTTGTATAACTGTTTAGAATTTACCCAGTTtgtagttttaaaacattttcaaatcttCTAGAGGAATGATTAGGTTATAAATTTGTAGGTAACtaggataattaaaaaaaataaaaaccattcaGCAAAGCAAACCATTTAAAAGAAGCAACCTATGTATGTATCTTTCCTCATTCCTCATGGCAGAAACAGTACAGTAAATGCTATTCTTCTATAACAGCCAACAGCCAGTGCAATTATAAGTGaaattttttctgtttaatgTCAAGTTGAGCTGGGTCAAAAGAAACAGTTAAAAGGAAATTGAGTTTTTGAGTGGGAACTGACTGTAGAATACATTCAATTTAAAGGTTCgatcaaagaaaatgtaaatgtgacTAGTCAAAGATGTTTCTAGAATCCTTAGCCATCTCTCAATCTTTATTCGGCCACTAAGGACATACTGTGACAGAAACTTGATGTTCTGCAtcacttcccccctcccccaaaacgtattttctcttttgtgcttCTATACTATCTGTCTAGAGACACTGAGAAAAATGGGGAAATGGGCTTTACTGTGGGTCCAGGAAACACCTACTGATTTTTACCCAAAGTAAGGACTCTCAAAATGAAAGTTGGACAAACAACTGTAGAGAAaactaaatacaaaataaaagctatGGAAGTCCCTCTGAGAACTAGTGGGGAGAGAGCAATTCAACTTAAAACAGCAACAGTCTTTGAGATATTACTTGAAACAGGCAGCCCAACCGAGGTTAGGATGGAAAACAATGACAGTAGAGTTCTTAGATCAGTCAGTTAAGGAATTGGTGTGAGTGCCACACATTActcttaagaaagaaaacagtgtCTTTTCCTCCAACTTCTGTCATAGTTTTAGTGTTCATGTAGAAAtggcatcatttaaaaaaactcagacagggCTACGAGCTCAATTATCAACAGAGGTAGTAAACAAAGGAACTCCtaagaatagattttaaaatggaTCAAAGTGTGACTATGTTTTCCTTTGGGAACACATGAATTTATGACACttgaggaaacaaacaaaaaaacctcatgAATTGCACTCAGTGAAATTTTGAATAAAGATTATATGAGTACATTTTTATAGGCTGGTATTCCTTtctgattcttctttctttctttttttaaatagaagtcaGCGATGAGAAACCGCACAACAGTAACAACATTTATTCTTCTTGGAGTAAGCAATGATCCACAATTACAGGTggttatttttcttctcctttttttcacTTACTTAATGAGCGTCACTGGGAATCTCTTCATCATCACCCTTACCCTGCCAGATTCACACCTCAAAACAcccatgtatttctttcttcgaaatttctcatttttagaaATCTCATTCACAACTGTCTGCATCCCCAAATTTCTTGTCAGTATGGCAACAGGTGATAAGACCATTTCTTACAACAATTGTGCAGCACAGCTGTTTTTTACTATTCTCTTGGGTGTAACCGAAATTTTTCTTCTGGCTGCCATGTCCTATGACCGCTACGTGGCCATCTGCAAACCCCTGCATCACACAACCATCATGAGTGACAGAGTGTGCAACGTACTGGTCTTTGCCTCATGGTTGGCTGGTTTCATAATAATTTTCCCACCACTCCTCGTGGGTTCTCCAGCTTGATTTCTGTGCAGCCAACACTGTAgatcatttcttctgtgatgtaTCTCCTATATTACAACTCTCTTACACAGACACAGATAAAGTAGAAATAATGATGCTTCTCTCAGCCATTTTAACTCTCCTGGTTACTCTGACGTTAGTGATTTTCTCCTACACAAACATCATTAGGGCTATTCTGAAGGTATCTTCTTCTCAAAAGAGGAGGAAAGCCTTTTCTACATGTTCTTCTCACATGGTGGTTGTGTCCATTTCTTATGGAAGTTGCATCTTCATGTATGTGAAACCCTCTGCCAAGCAAAGAGTGTCTTTAAATAAAGGGATAGCTCTGCTCAGTACTTCTGTTGCCTCCATATTGAATCCTTTTATTTATACACTGAGAAACAGACAAGTGAAATATTCTTTTAAGCTCATGATCAAAAATATTGAGGCTTTCTTAATGAAGTGAACAACATTAGTGACATTCTTGagtttataagtaaaataaatcaagaaGTGTGAAGTGTGTTTTACACCTCTTCTATGTTTGTGTTCTACATAATATTACTATCTTACATGACTTACAATGTTCATTGTGACTTGCCTAAAAATCCCAGTCTAACTTTCACTTCTATTTTCTCCTCATGCTCAGATCACATATACATTTCTTATATATGATCATATTCATTTGCCTTTTGATTTGTTGACTCTGTTGATTACCTTTAAACATTCCCTCATATAGGAAGACAAAGTGTGACTTCATTTTTCCATGTTCCTTTCCACCGTTCAGAAATTTAGAGATTCAGTTTGGTGTATATTCTATGCAGAGTTTAGTACCCCACCTGGATTTGATCACCTAATCAGTTTTTCTGTAGTGGATTCCAAGTTTGAATTCTGAATAGAAATTTGGAATGAACCAatttaatgcatttttttaaactacacaCATTGATAGTTTCAAATTTTCAACTAGGCTTAGACTGCTGGTATATTTTTAGAAACAGATTGAAGAAAATCTAGAGATGTTAAGGCAATACTGCCTTGCAATAACCAGATAAATTATTGCTAACATTAACTAattatttacaatggccaggTTTGTGAAATGTACTAGCCTGCATCTTGAAAACAGCATAAGACAGGTATTATCATGCTCACAGATGAATAACAATCTGTAGCCTATTTAAAGATTAAGCAACTCGCTGGAttagaataattaatattgtgaaaGTGACTGTAGTACCCAGATTCAATGATTCCCTATTAAAatagatcagttttcattccagtcccaaacaaGGGCAATGCCAATCGCACTCATTTCACATCCTAGCATGcaatgctcaa comes from the Bubalus kerabau isolate K-KA32 ecotype Philippines breed swamp buffalo chromosome 1, PCC_UOA_SB_1v2, whole genome shotgun sequence genome and includes:
- the LOC129641530 gene encoding LOW QUALITY PROTEIN: olfactory receptor 6C74-like (The sequence of the model RefSeq protein was modified relative to this genomic sequence to represent the inferred CDS: deleted 1 base in 1 codon) — its product is MRNRTTVTTFILLGVSNDPQLQVVIFLLLFFTYLMSVTGNLFIITLTLPDSHLKTPMYFFLRNFSFLEISFTTVCIPKFLVSMATGDKTISYNNCAAQLFFTILLGVTEIFLLAAMSYDRYVAICKPLHHTTIMSDRVCNVLVFASWLAGFIIIFPPLLVGLQLDFCAANTVDHFFCDVSPILQLSYTDTDKVEIMMLLSAILTLLVTLTLVIFSYTNIIRAILKVSSSQKRRKAFSTCSSHMVVVSISYGSCIFMYVKPSAKQRVSLNKGIALLSTSVASILNPFIYTLRNRQVKYSFKLMIKNIEAFLMK